In one window of Campylobacter sp. DNA:
- a CDS encoding DUF2695 domain-containing protein, with protein sequence MEKSRKKELKKLAAQRQRDAFEKSLSMNRAEFEGLFEFLDEGLAHRDCDGTHSLTLEFLRARRALNETAVLDFCEQNGGYCDREVLNNVQNCFEF encoded by the coding sequence GTGGAAAAATCCAGAAAAAAGGAACTCAAAAAGCTCGCGGCACAGCGGCAGCGAGATGCATTTGAAAAGAGCCTGTCTATGAATAGGGCGGAGTTTGAGGGGCTATTTGAGTTCCTAGACGAGGGCTTGGCGCATCGCGACTGCGACGGTACGCATAGCCTCACGCTGGAGTTTTTGCGAGCTCGGCGCGCGCTGAATGAGACGGCGGTCCTAGACTTTTGCGAGCAAAATGGCGGATATTGCGACCGCGAAGTTCTAAACAACGTGCAAAATTGCTTCGAATTTTAA
- the menA gene encoding 1,4-dihydroxy-2-naphthoate octaprenyltransferase, with translation MITAKALYASARLRSLPLSVSGVLLGSGVAYDAGAFRADIFALALLTTLLFQVLSDYANDYGDAVKGTDDDGRLGPRRAIQTGQMSAKQMKRIIVATALLSALCSFTLSVLAFGERFYLVLLFLALGGASIYAAIRYTVGAGAYGYKGLGDVFVFLFFGLLSVLGSYFLYARSLDAALLLPACACGMLSTAVLNLNNMRDVQNDALKGKRTIPVRIGLRAAKRYHYALIAGGAGLMLCYSLLRGDSGVKLLYIASFMPLIRHLFFVLQVRECRDFDGQLKIVALCTFAMSALFLVGEILG, from the coding sequence ATGATAACCGCAAAAGCTCTCTATGCATCCGCTCGCCTTAGATCGCTACCTCTTAGCGTCTCGGGCGTACTGCTCGGTAGCGGCGTGGCATACGATGCGGGCGCGTTTAGAGCCGATATTTTCGCGCTGGCGCTGCTTACGACGCTGTTGTTTCAGGTACTTAGCGACTACGCCAACGACTATGGCGACGCGGTAAAAGGCACCGACGATGATGGCAGGCTGGGGCCGCGCCGCGCGATCCAAACGGGACAGATGAGCGCCAAGCAGATGAAGCGCATCATCGTCGCTACGGCGCTGCTTTCAGCGCTTTGCAGCTTCACGCTGAGCGTTTTGGCGTTTGGCGAGCGATTTTATCTCGTGCTACTGTTTTTAGCGCTAGGCGGCGCGTCGATATACGCGGCGATCCGCTACACCGTGGGCGCCGGCGCATACGGATATAAGGGACTTGGCGACGTTTTCGTGTTTTTGTTTTTTGGGCTACTTAGCGTGCTGGGCTCGTACTTTTTATACGCGCGTTCGCTCGATGCGGCGCTGCTGCTGCCTGCGTGCGCGTGCGGGATGCTAAGCACCGCCGTGCTAAATTTAAATAATATGCGCGACGTACAAAACGATGCGCTCAAAGGCAAGCGCACGATCCCCGTGCGTATCGGACTGCGCGCGGCCAAGCGCTACCACTACGCGCTAATCGCGGGCGGAGCGGGGCTAATGCTCTGCTACTCGCTTTTGCGCGGAGATTCGGGCGTAAAATTACTCTATATAGCGAGCTTCATGCCGCTTATTCGGCACCTATTTTTCGTTTTGCAGGTGCGGGAGTGTCGCGATTTCGACGGACAGCTAAAGATCGTCGCGCTCTGCACGTTTGCGATGTCGGCGCTGTTTTTAGTCGGGGAAATTTTAGGCTAA